In the genome of Bradysia coprophila strain Holo2 unplaced genomic scaffold, BU_Bcop_v1 contig_494, whole genome shotgun sequence, one region contains:
- the LOC119082815 gene encoding probable alpha-aspartyl dipeptidase: protein MKFVVKIFWFAVYVCLLYSSQLLGTLAKRQVLLLNSLGQIRSEHALVTEFFTKNNVTEILYIPYARVNASYYNMYTEMTQHALFGENFTILGIHTFSDPVEAVKSAKGIYCSGGNSFVLLKRLYESNLINTIRKRVLEDGMPYMGSSAGSNVATHSIQTTNDMPIVYPPSFDGMNLVPFNINPHYVDVTPGPRGFEGRDDRIREFTVLNDTPVLALREGTLVMIDDDKATLHGHANALLFTRDAEPQDYEPESDLSFLLEPPIKPLEVESEVE, encoded by the exons atgaaatttgttgtaaaaatattttggtttgcGGTTTATGTATGTCTGCTCTATTCGAGTCAGTTGTTGGGGACATTAGCGAAACGCCAGGTGCTGCTTCTTAATAGTTTGGGACAGATCAGATCGGAACACGCTCTTGTAACAGAATTTTTCACGAA aAATAATGTGACTGAAATTTTGTACATTCCATACGCGAGAGTAAATGCCAGTTATTACAATATGTATACGGAAATGACGCAGCACGCATTATTCG GtgaaaatttcaccattttagGTATTCACACTTTCTCCGATCCTGTTGAGGCCGTGAAATCAGCTAAAGGCATTTACTGTAGCGGTGGAAATTCGTTTGTACTGTTAAAACGCTTGTACGAATCGAATTTGATCAACACAATACGTAAGCGGGTGTTAGAAGATGGGATGCCTTATATGGGCTCTAGTGCTGGATCGAATGTTGCTACTCATTCCATTCAAACAACGAACGATATGCCGATTGTCTACCCACCATC ATTTGACGGTATGAATCTGGTACCGTTCAACATTAATCCGCACTACGTTGACGTTACCCCTGGGCCTCGCGGTTTTGAGGGTCGTGATGATCGCATCAGGGAATTCACTGTTTTGAACGACACACCTGTGTTGGCTTTACGAGAAGGTACTCTGGTTATGATTGATGACGATAAAGCGACTCTTCACGGCCATGCCAATGCGCTGTTGTTTACTAG AGATGCTGAGCCACAAGATTATGAGCCGGAATCGGATTTGAGTTTTCTTCTGGAACCCCCAATCAAACCATTAGAAGTTGAGTCAGAAGTTGAGTAA